The genomic region AAGGAATAGTAGCTGTGGCAGCATTGTACAATGGCTTCTCCCATGTGCTGACTTGCTGTAAAGAACTGTGATGGaacaatatttttcagtgtgtgtAGTATCTTGGTTAATAAATATGTCAAGTGGCCTGGCCTTTTGCCTCAGTAAAGCCAGCTTTTCTCTGATAGTGCCATGTTGTACTGATATTAAAGTATTCTGATATTCTGAATAACCTCAAAGTACCTCAGCTTGCATCTCTGTCCAGTAATTTCTTGTGGCTGTCTCTCAACTTCCTGATCCTGAGTAATTAATTTTGTGTCTAATTACCAGCTGAGGGAGCATGCATAACTTAGTAATAAAGGTGAGCTGAAGGGTTATTGCCACAATTAAAAATGAGTGTTGGCTCTATTTCATATAGTTAAAAATATGTTATGGAAAAGATAGGGACCACTGATGTGAGGAAGCAAAAAAAGACACCTAATTTGTGTTCATATGGTGGCTTTTAAACTTGtggatgaaaataaaacagtgtaGAAAGTCCAACAAGTTTCTTACTGCAGATTAAGGtgggacttaaaaaaaaaagtagtggTGTTGATACAGACCAAACCTGCATTTCTTTTACCTCATATAGTTGTAACACTGTGGAAGCACAGATAGACTGGTAAAAAGGATCCTGCTTTTGGATTACTTTGAAGAACTTGAACATATGTTTCATTCTTGTGGCCAGTCTCCATGACTGTCTTGATGTAATTCTCTGCTGAGCTTTGTTCAAGATATTCTTGCAGGAAGAATATAGCTTGTAACTCATCTGCTTATGGGGTGAGAGTATTGGAGCATGAATTTTTACAAAATGTCACATAACTTGCATTAAAAGAGATGTGAAAAGGCTAACCTTACTTTATTTCCTTGGCTCTTCACAGTTCTCCAGAAAAACACTCAGTATATTCTAGTCTTTGATGGATTTGTCATATTAAGTTGCTTGTCTTCTCTCATCCTCTGCACACGATCCATTGTTCTCGCATGGAGGCTACAGAAGGTAAGCACAGTGCTCATGATCTGAATGCTTCTTTGGTCTCTGTCTTCTTTGCTGCTGGTCTTGTGAAGGGGTACCTTTTAAAATGTGGAGTGTTAAAGTGAGTAAATCTGTTGCAAGATGTCCCTCTTATTGTTATCTCTCAAGGATGTGTAGGTATCTTGGTGGACAATGTGTCCTGCACCTCCAAACCATAAATCTTTCTTCCCTGGCTTCAGAGAATTCCCATGGAGGTCTAGTCATAAATTAATGCTTTAATGAACATCCCTCAAAGCCAGCTCTCACTGGAGAAAGTGTAAAGCACAGCACATAGTCCATCTCTGGCTAGTTTATTTTGTAACCATGTGGCTCATGAGAATTAGAAGAAGAGTCCAGGGTAGGCaggatatgaaaacacaaatatttgtttatCTAGCTCATTATATCTTTTTTGTAGCTTGGAAACAAGACCAGGAGTCAAGAGGATATGATTGAAGAGAGGCAGTGTCAAACTGCTCTCAGGAATAGACACTTCATACATATTCCTGAGCAAAAAGAGCAAGTGAAAGCAgatgagcagtgctgggcatAGAGGTGATATTGTTTGCTCTATTGGAAATGAGAGCTCTGGCCCTGTAGTTGCATTTGAGTTTTTTCACTTCTTTAGTTGATGGCCTTGCTCTTTAGTTAGAGGTGGATTGAACCTATGGTAAAAGTGACAACAGGCCATGGTTAGGTTAGGGAGAATGGGTTATGAAATCAGGTGTTCTGTGGAAAGTTCATTTTCACTGGCTTAAATCCATCTTacatttttcctatttatttatGTTGTTATTGAGAATTAGCTTCCAATTACTATTCCAGTGAATACTATAAGAAAAGGGGTTGTGTGGAACTTGAACATTGCCACGTTTTTCATCCAAGGTGACCTGTAACTAAACATCTAAATGCTTGTCAATAGAGATTTGTGGATTTCTTCTTGGAGAAATACAAACGCTGTGTCTGTTATGCTGATCGCCTGGAGTTCCTGAATGGGTGGTATGTCCTGGTAATTATCAGTGATGTGATGACAATCATTGGGTCAATcctaaaaatggaaataaaagccAAGGTAAGAATTTCATACTTCAACTAAAATACTAATCTTGCTATAACCATGTGTAATGAGGCTTAACTTGGGGAAGTGAGCTATAATAGTCAATAACCATCTGTTTGCTTATTTTAGTCCATTTCCCAGTGCTAATGTATAAAATAACTTTCAGACTCTCTTCCCCAAAGTCTTACAGTAAGACCACGTAAGCCATTTAAACATCTTATTTCCACAGTGCTAAGACCTCTAATCCCTGGTATGGGACCTGTGGATAGACAGTTCCTAACAGAAAGACCCAACAATTTGAGTTGTTAGTTCTATAAGAAGTAGTAGCACGTACAGTACTGGGAAACAACGAGTCATCCCCTTGAATGAAAGGGGTCTTGATGGCTTGTAGGACTGCAAACAGAGCTGTCACAGCTTGTCCTGGCAAACACAGGCAGTGTCACCTGCTCATCCTTGACCTCCTTGCCTGGGCTTGCTGAAATCAATGTGCTTTGTCCAGCTGGCAACTCTTCAGGAGGCTTTTGGGGTTGgttaatgtggttttttttcttgttttgtttgtttttttgttttgttttgttttttatttgaatcTTCAATAGATGTGTGTCAACAATTGATGTGATCACAAAACTTTGTATTCTGAGAAAAACAGAGTAGGTagtgtgctgctcctgctctatGTGTACTGAGGCTCAAAGGGCAGATTGTAGAGTGGCCTTCAGTGGAAGTGCTTGGGAATCACTGGCTGTAGGGTGAGGTGGGGATTGAGGGTAGGAAAACTTGAGCTAGATGGCTCTCTTCTGCTTACTGCAACCTGTTCTGGCCTTCAAGTCAAGTGCAAATAGATTTGGTTGTAGTAAAAACAATGCTTGGGTCCTGAACTGCTGGCAGAGAACCTGCTCAGAGATGTAAATGCATGTGAGCGTGGAACGGGCTGTAGTCCCAAGGGTCACTTTTCATGTAAATGATGgcttatgtttttttaaatagtgaaCTAGAGCTTCTTTGCCTAGCAGCAAATagtaacctttttttttaacaaaaattttGAGGTCTTCACTCTAATTTTGAAACTGTGTTGTAACCAAATTaaggtgtctttttttttttttctcccagactTTGCACTTTATGCAAAATTTCAAGACTATCAGCATAGGTGCACTTCCACTTGCAGCACTGTTGTGTTTGAATGATCTCAGTAAATAACTGCAGTTCACATTGATCTGATCTTTGTGATGTAGCAACAGGCTTTCAGTATTAGACTGCcctgctttgtttgtttgaacTGCTGGAACTTGAATAGGTGCCAAGCTGGCATATCTACTGCTTTGTAACTTGACTACCTGCTCTGTTTGGATCCTTCAGAACCTCACAAGTTACGATGTCTGCAGCATTTTACTTGGAACATCAACTTTGTTTGTCTGGGTTGGAGTCATCAGATACCTGGGATATTTTCAAACCTACAATGTAAGGAGGGAATCAAATGTCTAACAATTAAAGCATACATATCTATCCGCATATACAtgtcactttttttcccagatgtgtctctaattttttgctttttctccccttctttgCTCCACTGACTTGTAGGTGCTCATTTTAACTATGCAGGCATCGTTGCCGAAAGTGCTCAGGTTTTGTTGTTGTGCTGGGATGATCTATCTTGGCTATACTTTCTGTGGTTGGATTGTCCTGGGACCTTATCATGAAAAGGTAATTCAGCAGTATCACTCCTTTTGTGGTGTAATGATGGgaatatctgtgtgtgtgtgtgtgtgtgtgtgtgtgtgtgtgtagctTCTAGCCAAACCGATAGAAATGTGTCTTAAACGAAAATGCTTGTTAAAAAGCTGTAATGTGAATGCGGGAGTGTTTCTCACTCCATCTGTACCTCCTTCTACCTGCTCCTTTTAACAAAGTAgctatttttggttttgctgtgtgCTTGAAGGCAGAGTGATCTCTGTGGTGAAAGGATGGTTGGTTTTTCCAGGACACGTGCATTGGTCTGTCTTTTCTGCCCTCTTCTGGCAATCCCAGTTCAGTTGGATTAAAGAAGCATTAGATAGTTCaccataactttttttttttaacatcttctTGGCTCTGGCCTTGTTTTTCCAAATCTTTCCCTTTCCGTGTAACTTCAGCTCCTAAACTGTGACTCATAAAGGAATGGATGAATGCTTGTcttgtttgctttgcttcctgtgtgggggtgtgttgtgggcttgtttgtttgttttcttaaggTTAGTATCAAAGTGTGTGCTTGGTATGTCTTGTCTGAAACCTGGGTGCAGGAGTAAGGCTTTATACATTCTAGAACACAAGCCAGAACAACCCTAAatcttgtttgcttttcctcttgGCAGATGCTCTATGCTACAGTTTGAACAGAGGCACATTCCTGTCATGGAAAATTCTAGATGTCTGTTAATGACTAACAAATGTCTGATTTCTCATTCTTGACCTCTGGGTGCACACAATGTATACGTAACAGAGACATGCTGCAGTGCTTGATTCatcttcctctgctcccagagctTGCATTGCTCTAACTTACTGCAATTCTCTCCTTTCAGCAATGCAGGTATTCAGTCTGCACGTTCCAGCTTGATGGCAATACATTTCTCTGTGGGATGCTAGATGCAGTGGGATACTTTGCCACAGCAGAGGCTCAATTTTCTATAACGTTATAAGGCACAGCATAATGACTGTTGTAACTTCCTGCAACAAGAACATTATCTGAGCCAAAGGACGGATAGTCAACAGCATGCTTATCTATGAAAATGTTACCTCTTGCCTAAATATCATGTATCAATGAAAGTAGCTGCCGAGGATTCCCATTCCTGCCTGTCCCACAGGAAGGCAATGTGACACTGTGTGAGGCaggccagcccagggctggcttCCCAGGGCTCGCCAGCCACCCAAGCCATCCTGTAAGAAATAGGAAGAGTCTTCCCTGATGCGCAGAAATACTGGAGAGCTCCTTAGTATAGAAATACTcaaaaatatagaaatacaCCCGCTACTAAAATCAGAGAGAGGGGGTGGATGTTGTGCATTTTGTGCTATGTCAGGCCACGGGCTTCAAGGTGAGCAGTCCTTTAGCAGGTGTCAGTGCATCAAAGCTTGATTTGCTCAAAAAATACCTGTGCCATGCCTCCCTTCTTTCTGAATAATTTACTTCTGAGTTTCACACTGGctttaaaattcaattaaaaatagtaataaaataaGCCGTAGGTGTAAACCAGACCTGTTGTTCCTGTGCACCAATACAATCTCCTTACAAGCATATACCTCTTGACATCTTGTTTTCATTATGGACCCACAATTGTGTTAGTTCATAGATAATGCCCAATGTTTTAATGTGCCTATTAATTCATATTGTCCAATAAATTACAGTTAAGAAATCCAGTTATTTGGAAGGGCAGAGCAAAATGGGAAGTGGGCTTACCTGGTAGATTAAGAAAAGGTTCTAGCCTAGGGACACATTCCAGTTTGGGGAAATTGAGTTTGGAATTTAAGAGACTGTCCTTGAAATTAAACTATGATTTTTGTACAGGATGTGCCTCAGTAGCTTCATAATAGGCCTATCACTTGTGCTTAGAGCTCATAGAGGACTTTGAGTGACAAAGGGTTAATTCAGTTTAGACCAGTTTAACATTTGAGTTCTGAAGGTTATATGCTAACTCTAGCCCCTTAACACAGTATTGATTTATTACCCATATTTCAGTaatgctgcagagctgggaagccAGAGAATGTGGATTGTGTTCCCACCATACTACCACTAATTTACTGTACAGATTCTGTGAAATCACTTTAGCTGTGCTTGGGGAAATGGAATTATACTTTTTTGCAGGTCCAAAATTGCTTATGATTCAGTAGCTTTGTGGTGGTCAGTTATTGACTGTTCTGCCTGTTGAACATCAcaagttttatttcttgatAACAAATATTCTTATGTCTGATGTCAACATATCATGTTTAGTCAAGATGATATTTCCACATGATTCTATTACTGACATGTATATTTTGGCCTGAATGCACAGGAAAGTGTGGTAGCATTTGATTGCCTgggttggcttttttgtttgctttgagtAGAACTCCAACTTTGAGTCTTGATTGATCTTCACGTTCTGATAATAATTTGTACTCACTTTCTAGTTTGAAGATCTGAACACAGTGGCTGAATGTCTGTTTTCTTTGGTCAATGGTGATGATATGTTTGCAACATTTGCTCAAATCCAACAGAAGAGTTCACTGGTGTGGATGTTCAGCCGGTTATATCTGTACTCCTTCATTAGTCTGTTTATATACATGATCCTCAGCCTTTTTATTGCACTCATTACTGACTCCTATGACACCATAAAGGTaaagtatttgttttctgttacaCTTCTAATCAGTTTTGTATTTGTGCTTGTTAATCTCTCAACACCAAACCATCTACTATTGGTTCTGATGTATGATGAGATTATTAAAGTCTTTTAGTTTAGTCTGTGGCAAAATTGGAAGAGCAGCTGGGTTTGCTGACATCTGAGATGTACCTTTGGCAGGAGTTTGGAAAGGTTCAAGCAGATAACTCTGAAGTCATTTATGTGTCCAGGCCTCCTTAATGTGCTGCTTGGAAATGTGTGGTTAAAAGGAAATGTCCTCTGAGAGGTGCACTACTTCTTGTTCAGGTTAAAATTTTGCCATCCATTTCCAGTACAGACTGTCTGAAAGTGAGCCAAAGTTTTCGGTAATTACCTTCTGTTTGTGACCTCAAGTGCTCTCTGCCCTTTGTGCTCCTGGTAGCCTCAGTGGCCAGTGGGAAGGCAATGTGGATCACACCCTTCAGCTCTCATCTTTCTTGCCTTGGTATTAGATACAGGCCAGCAGAATAAGGCTGGTCTGACATGAACTGCAACTTCCAGACTGAGCAAGAGTTTCACTTTTGAAGCACCTCAAAATATAACTTGTCTGTGCTTCTTAGTTTACTGGATGGTCTGATCTGCAAAATGTTTTACTTCCCTCTGAGCATTTCACTCAGACCAGTTGGGAGCTGTTTCAGTATGCtgaacttgttttttttcatagcaTTTCTTCATAGCATGACAATGTTGAATAGTCACGCTGGAACCCTTCAAATCCAGAATTAGAGTTCTTAGGGAAAAGGAGCCCAAGGCACTGTGAACAAGGGAGAATCAATACCATTACGGCCTGAGATCACTTGCTTGGCCATATGGGCAGCAAACAAAACATAAGAGAATCTGTGATCGTGAGTTTTCTGTCACTTGCATTGTTGGTGGAATAAAGCAAGCTATGTAGGGTTTCTAGGTtgtgaatgttttttttctttcctacagCAATATTGAATTTTGGAACCAAATAATCTGGTTTAACTGTCACACTCTAGAGGAAATTTTAGAATGTTTCATGCCCAGTAACTTCTCATATGTtgtaaaagaaatgctttttctttcagaaataccAACAAAGTGGTTTTCCGGTAACAGATTTACATGAATTTCTAAAAGACCATAGCAGTGCTGGCTACAGAAAAGACAGAACTTCTTTTCCgttcatctgctgctgcaggaggtcaGTAGGGTGTTTTAAATTAGTGTTTTCCTGAGAAGTACAAGTCAGCTTCTCACTGCAAAATGCTGCTTTACAAATGCTGGAGTATCCAGAATTCAGCCTGCATAATATTTGGATGCTGATGTTCCTCCTGTTCTTTACTTCATGTTAGTTCTTTAGTGAGCTGATGATGCAAAGGCAGCAATTCTGAGCTTAAACATGTTTTAACTGTTACACTATTATGAAAAATACTATGCAGAAGCTGATGAGAGGGCTGTGGAGTACAGCATGAGACTACCAAAGATTCTGGAGCAAACCAAGTCTTTGCTTCAAGTTATCTGTTGCTAAAAAGCTTTGCTACTAAGCTTGGAGTAGTAGCAGAAAGTGAGAGGGTGATTCAGCCAAAACTGTGCTGTGTCTGAGGCAAACTGTTTGAATACCATCTGCCAGAACATTGGACACACACTGGTAAAGGTCTTGTTTTATGCATTGTGGCAGTGGTCCTTTTTAAGATGCTGGTAAGAGATGAAGATCTCATCTGGTACTTGCTGGGCTTATTctttaaattctgtttcagaGGCAACATAACGCACCTCTGAAGCCCTGTTAGAGACAGGAGGGGTCTTGTCACTGTCCCTAGGCAGTCCAGGATAATCCAGTAGTGTGCACAGAATGGTTGTGGGCACGGTGCAAGGAGGCCAGGCTATAGGAGAAGGATCAGGCCAAAATGTGAACACTAATCACAACTGGTGTAACAAATCCCCTTTTAGCAGTAGGATAGTTGTCCCTTATATACTGATGCTTTTGTGAAATGCAATTTTCTACTTTTGGTGTaccctggcacagggggacCCCGTAGCCAGAAAAGAAACCTGTGAGATCATGATGGGCAGGTATCCCAGTAGCTGCTGGGGGCACATGGAAACCAACTAGTTAATAAGAATTCCAGCCAGGTCCAGCTTCAGGTTTCACCTGCAAGTCACTGTGCAGAATAAGAGATTTGTGTGCTTGAGCATAATAAATATGCACCATAATACGCTGTGCAGTAGTGAGGGCACAAGCCTGGTAGTTGGAGTGAAAATTGAGAGCTTTTGCTACTCTAGAAGTTTTTGCACCATTGTCCAGTGCAGTTGTTAGAGTCGTATGTGGAAATGGGAGAGCAGAGAAACCAGAAGGATCCAAACTGAACTCGTATGGGTAGATGCTTCCTATTGCATTTCTTGCTGaatggagaatttttttctttgtagacAACAGAGTGATGACAACTTGATACTGATTAATTGATGGCTGCAGATTGAAGTTCACCACTGATATATGCAAAGGAAGCATAGTGGTATGGAGAAGGATAATTCTCCAAATTGCAGTGGAACCTGCCATCTGGATCTGCCTCATGAACAGACAGTCTTAGCTAATTAAGGTCTTGGGGAAGAAATCTATTAATGTGACAGCAGCTGGCTGACCAACAGGAGACCCAGAAGCTGTGTCTGGAGGACAGCTGTGAAGAATTCTGTGTTCTTGCCTCAAGTTGTGTCATGTTAGAGAAGACTGATCCTTGAGCATTGTCTGTGGAAGCTCAGTTTGTTAATGGTcttgaggaggaaggaaaatggcTTGAATCAACTGTTGTtgttaataatgaaaataattatatgaaatttttaaaaaaataatcctgaggttaaaagtattaaaaagaaGTCAAGAAGGGAAGAGTTTTTCATCTAATTTGATGCCTTCAGCCTGTCATTTCTACTGGGCATATTTCATTTACTTGAATAAAATTTATGTAAAACTAAAAAGCTGCACAAGTGGAAAGTAATTGCTGTTTTCCCTCTTGTATATATATTAACACAAACCACTTGTAGGTCACAGTCTTTTCTTTAACAGCtttaataaaaagcaatttGTTATCCTTTTATCTTCTTTGGCTGTCTTTTCTATTATACCCACAATATTGATTTGTACTGTATCCAGATTAAATTTGCCGCctatatttaaatactttttacaTGGTTGGAAATTGTCATGATAAGTATTATCTTATTTTCTGAAGGTTGCTGGGaagattttttgtgtgtgtgtgtgtgcacatgggTTTTTTTAGGCAGTATTATAGTCTTGTATTTTCATAATCCAGAggaaaaattcagggaaaaatgGTACCATtgaattttacttcttttatttcAAGCATATAATTGGAAGAAAATATATAGCAATATATAGCAATAATCTTGCCATTGGTTTGTTCAAGTGACTTTCTAGGTGTCTTTGGGATGGCCAACTCCAAAGAGTGTACTTTCCCCTTGCCTCTTGATAAACTTTTTTCAGTGAGAGCAGGGACTTTGGGGAACTTAAAAGCACTTCCAGGATAGTAGTGAATAACTGTTAGCCAGGCATTTCTGGAAACTTCCAGGAGTGCTGACAGTTCCTGGAGTGGGATTAGATGTTACATTAGATGCTCCACTTTTGTCTCTCCACTATTTGCTCTCTAAAAAAGGCACTCTACAGTAGATGAGGTCAGCGTGTTTGCTAGGACTTGGTTCTGCTGTGTGTCCTTAACTACAAATGAGTTCTCTGCAGGTTCTGGCTTGTTAGTGTTTCAAATGGCAAAGGCAATTCAAAATGCTGCCTGGGTATGAGTGAGATGagtagcagattttttttttccctttttttgtttgttttaatctcTTGCCTAGTGTTTGCCTTCATAACAATTAAACTTGTGTGGTTGTTGTTGAAAGTTAATGCCATTTTGCCTTGTTTAGACTGCAGCTAGGTGTCTAGAACATTTTTGCTCTGTACATTTTACTGCTTCTATTGCTGAAATGTATTTGGAACAGTGGATTTTTTCTTATCCCAGTCTGCTCAGTGTGTTGCTGTGGCCTAATCTCACTACAGTTTGTGGCTATAACTGAAATTGCTGCCAATAACTGAGACACTGTGCTCGTAGCAAAGATTTTCTGTAACTGTTTTGTCACTAATTGTGTGTTCTAGAACAGAGCATTACTGTCTTCCACTGTTGACAGAAGAGTTAACTTTTCTCCTGGTGTTTATCTGCAGAACTTGTTTGGGGCAGTGTTAGTTTTCTAGTGTATGTTCTGGGGCCCTGGATAACCCAAAAAACACTTCTGCAGACTGGAGAAGGACCAACATTAACTGATTCCCAAGGTCCCCTTGTGCCTTGCAATGTGCAATCTGCTTGGTTATATGTGAGATGCTGGTGTTTTCTGAATTTGCTGCTATTTTACCAGTTAGTTTTCTGGAGTGCCTCTTTCTAAATCAAGCAGTTCCATCATGCTTGAAAATAAACTGTGTTTTCCCTACTgctctgccctctgccagtACTTGGAGAAATCTTGGGTCAGAGACTGGAACCTAGCAAAAACAGACACTAAAGCATGCA from Cinclus cinclus chromosome 8, bCinCin1.1, whole genome shotgun sequence harbors:
- the MCOLN2 gene encoding mucolipin-2, with protein sequence MEIPLKSLPGGRAAASGNMMTQSDLDLKETSLKEDLKFYFMNPCEKYRARRQIPWKLALQILKILMVTTQLVFFGLSNQLVVSFKEENTVAFKHIFLKGYSGTDEDDYSCSIYTQQDAYESIFYVINQYRHLKNISLGTLGYEHEESGLRICKQQYKRGTMLPSNDTLNIDVSTETECILLKPKELTGKNAELKLNSSFFNLEFYRLIQVEISFKLKGIALQTIHARELPDCYAFQNTITFNNRAHSGKIKIYFDSNTDIQECKDWHIFNSVLQKNTQYILVFDGFVILSCLSSLILCTRSIVLAWRLQKRFVDFFLEKYKRCVCYADRLEFLNGWYVLVIISDVMTIIGSILKMEIKAKNLTSYDVCSILLGTSTLFVWVGVIRYLGYFQTYNVLILTMQASLPKVLRFCCCAGMIYLGYTFCGWIVLGPYHEKFEDLNTVAECLFSLVNGDDMFATFAQIQQKSSLVWMFSRLYLYSFISLFIYMILSLFIALITDSYDTIKKYQQSGFPVTDLHEFLKDHSSAGYRKDRTSFPFICCCRRQQSDDNLILIN